A region from the Corylus avellana chromosome ca7, CavTom2PMs-1.0 genome encodes:
- the LOC132186318 gene encoding casein kinase II subunit alpha-2-like, with product MAIRPFQFTLSHHHHALNLNLNLHRHLFSLFFTPPLSSSVSYPSLLLRRIAASATPLSRPQQQQHHSPSVRRNRPLPTLSETLAQKIGKAVRRPGAPSKARVYADVNVIRPKDYWDYESLTVQWGEQDDYEVVRKVGRGKYSEVFEGVHCTDNEKCVIKILKPVKKKKIKREIKILQNLCGGPNIVKLLDIVRDQQSKTPSLIFEHVNNTDFKVLYPTLSDYDIRYYIYELLKALDYCHSQGIMHRDVKPHNVMIDHEQRKLRLIDWGLAEFYHPGKEYNVRVASRYFKGPELLVDLQDYDYSLDLWSLGCMFAGMIFRKEPFFYGHDNYDQLVKIAKVLGTDELNTYLNKYRIELDPHLAALVGRHSRKPWTKFINVDNQHLAVPEAVDFVDKLLRYDHQERPTAKEAMAHPYFYPIRNAESSRMRTQ from the exons ATGGCCATAAGGCCCTTCCAATTCACTCTCTCGCACCACCATCACGCCCTCAACCTCAACCTCAACCTCCACAGGcacctcttctctctcttcttcacgCCACCCCTCTCTTCGTCCGTATCCTATCCCTCCCTCTTGCTCCGCCGCATCGCCGCCTCCGCCACCCCGCTGTCTCGCCCACAGCAGCAACAGCATCACAGCCCCTCGGTCCGCCGCAACCGCCCGCTACCCACGCTCTCCGAAACCCTGGCGCAGAAGATCGGAAAGGCCGTCCGTCGGCCTGGCGCCCCCTCCAAGGCTAGGGTTTACGCCGATGTCAACGTGATTCGCCCCAAAGACTACTGGGACTACGAGTCCCTCACTGTCCAATGGGG GGAGCAGGATGACTATGAGGTGGTGAGGAAGGTTGGGAGGGGAAAATACAGCGAGGTATTTGAGGGTGTTCACTGCACCGATAACGAGAAGTGTGTAATTAAGATTCTCAAaccagtgaagaagaagaag atcaaGAGGGAGATAAAGATACTGCAGAATCTGTGTGGCGGGCCTAATATTGTGAAGCTGCTTGATATTGTTAGAGACCAGCAATCGAAGACCCCAAGTCTTATATTTGAACATGTGAATAATACAGATTTTAAAGTGCTTTATCCAACACTCTCTGACTATGATATTCGATATTACATCTATGAGCTTCTGAAG gCACTGGATTATTGCCACTCACAAGGTATTATGCATCGAGATGTGAAGCCCCATAATGTAATGATTGATCATGAACAGCGTAAGCTTCGTCTTATAGATTGGGGCCTTGCAGAATTCTATCATCCAGGGAAAGAATATAATGTCCGTGTTGCTTCAAG ATATTTTAAAGGTCCTGAGCTCCTTGTTGATTTGCAAGACTATGATTACTCTTTAGACTTGTGGAGCCTTGGTTGTATGTTTGCTGGAATG ATATTTCGTAAGGAGCCATTTTTCTATGGGCATGATAATTATGATCAGCTGGTCAAAATTGCTAAG GTGCTTGGGACAGATGAATTAAATACTTATCTGAACAAATACCGGATAGAGTTAGACCCTCACCTTGCAGCATTAGTGGGCAG gCATAGCCGGAAACCATGGACAAAGTTCATTAATGTTGATAATCAACATTTGGCGGTTCCTGAG GCTGTTGACTTTGTAGACAAGTTGCTACGGTATGATCACCAAGAGAGGCCTACTGCAAAAGAAGCAATG GCCCATCCGTATTTTTATCCCATAAGAAATGCAGAAAGCAGCAGAATGCGTACGCAATAG
- the LOC132186386 gene encoding BTB/POZ domain-containing protein NPY5-like, producing the protein MKFMKLGSKPDSFQTDGDNIRYVATELATDIAINISDVKFYLHKFPLLSKSARLQKLVATANEDNSYEIHIQDIPGGPAAFEICAKFCYGMTVTLNAYNVVAARCAAEYLEMFESIEKGNLIYKIDVFLNSSIFRSWKDSIIVLQTTKSLLPWSEELKVVSHCLDSIASKASIDTAKVEWSYTYNRKKLPYENGNDPVWNGVRKQQMVPKDWWVEDLCELQLDSYKRVITTIKTKGKVSGDVIGEALNAYALRRLPGLGKGMVQGGDVVKNRSLVETIVQLLPSEKGILPCSFLFKLLRAAITLECGEMERRELIRRTGQQLEEATVADLLIRAPAGETTMYDVDIVQNLVEEFVMHEQNARTDSHMENEFQEIRSPRLVPDASKGIVAKLVDGYLAEIAKDPSLFVSKFVNLAEMVSSFSRPSHDGLYRAIDMYLKEHPDISKSERKRICRLMDCRKLSAEACLHAVQNERLPLRIVVQVLFFEQLRATTSTGNSTPELPGPIRALLPGGSHGSSRSTTTNTEEDWDAVPTAEDINALKGELTTLRLGGGGSNRDLNDGAKNNAEKVGANKMKGLLMSKLFSKLWSGKERSGEISSSDTSESPASTNADETKSTPSRSRRHSVS; encoded by the exons ATGAAGTTTATGAAACTTGGATCTAAGCCTGATTCTTTTCAGACTGATGGGGACAATATTAG GTATGTGGCGACTGAGTTGGCAACTGACATAGCCATTAACATCAGCGATGTGAAATTCTATCTGCATAAG TTTCCTCTTTTGTCCAAGAGTGCACGCTTGCAGAAACTAGTTGCAACTGCAAATGAGGACAACAGCTATGAAATCCACATCCAGGATATTCCTGGTGGGCCTGCTGCTTTTGAGATATGTGCCAAATTTTGTTATGGCATGACAGTTACTCTCAATGCGTATAATGTGGTTGCAGCTCGATGCGCAGCCGAGTACCTCGAGATGTTTGAATCTATTGAGAAAGGCAACCTTATCTACAAGATTGATGTCTTCCTCAATTCTAGCATCTTCCGGAGTTGGAAAGACTCAATTATTGTTCTTCAAACCACAAAGTCTCTCCTTCCGTGGTCTGAGGAGCTTAAGGTGGTCAGCCACTGCCTTGATTCCATAGCTTCCAAGGCTTCCATTGACACTGCCAAGGTGGAATGGTCATACACCTATAACAGAAAAAAGCTCCCATATGAGAATGGGAATGATCCAGTTTGGAATGGTGTTAGAAAACAGCAGATGGTTCCAAAGGACTGGTGGGTAGAAGACCTCTGTGAGCTTCAACTTGATTCATATAAGCGGGtcataacaacaataaagacAAAAGGCAAAGTTTCTGGTGATGTTATTGGAGAAGCTTTAAATGCATATGCCCTGAGGAGGTTGCCTGGGCTTGGCAAGGGTATGGTTCAGGGTGGGGATGTCGTAAAGAATAGATCATTGGTGGAGACCATAGTGCAGCTACTTCCCTCAGAGAAGGGCATTCTCCCGTGCAGTTTCTTATTTAAGCTATTGAGAGCAGCGATAACGTTAGAATGTGGAGAAATGGAAAGACGGGAACTGATCAGGAGAACTGGCCAGCAGCTTGAGGAGGCTACAGTGGCAGATCTTTTGATTCGAGCCCCAGCTGGGGAAACAACGATGTATGATGTTGATATAGTGCAGAACTTGGTTGAGGAATTTGTAATGCATGAGCAGAATGCTCGGACTGATTCTCACATGGAAAATGAATTCCAGGAGATTAGAAGCCCAAGGCTTGTGCCAGATGCTTCCAAGGGGATAGTAGCAAAGCTGGTTGATGGTTACCTTGCTGAAATTGCAAAAGATCCCAGTTTATTTGTGTCAAAATTTGTCAATCTTGCTGAAATGGTATCAAGCTTCTCAAGACCATCTCATGATGGACTCTACCGTGCTATTGACATGTATCTGAAG GAACACCCTGACATCAGTAAGAGCGAGAGGAAAAGAATATGCAGGTTGATGGACTGCCGGAAGTTGTCGGCAGAAGCCTGCTTGCATGCGGTGCAAAATGAGCGGCTTCCCTTGCGAATTGTCGTGCAGGTCCTCTTCTTTGAGCAGCTTAGAGCAACAACATCTACTGGCAACAGCACACCTGAGCTGCCTGGTCCAATCAGGGCCTTACTCCCCGGTGGCTCTCATGGGAGCTCAAGGTCTACTACAACCAACACAGAAGAGGACTGGGATGCCGTGCCAACAGCGGAGGATATAAACGCTTTGAAAGGGGAGCTTACTACTCTGAGATTAGGGGGTGGTGGCAGTAACAGAGATTTAAATGATGGTGCTAAAAATAATGCAGAGAAAGTTGGTGCCAATAAGATGAAAGGTTTGCTCATGTCAAAGCTCTTTTCAAAGCTCTGGTCAGGCAAAGAAAGAAGTGGTGAAATTAGCAGCTCTGATACATCAGAAAGCCCTGCTTCCACCAATGCAGATGAAACGAAATCAACCCCTTCCAGAAGTAGGAGGCATTCAGTATCTTAG
- the LOC132186517 gene encoding vacuolar iron transporter homolog 4-like translates to MASNTEIPIHVNDHNNVDYFQRAQWLRAAVLGANDGLVSVTSLMMGVGSVKEDIKPMLLAGFAGLFAGACSMAIGEFVSVNTQRDIEMAQMKREKAMKIGGENNCNEEAEGEQLPNPVQAAFASALAFSVGAVLPLLAAAFIREHRLRLGVVVTVATSALVAFGAVGARVGRTPVVKSSFRVLVGGWVAMAITFGLTRLIGSIGLRM, encoded by the coding sequence ATGGCTAGCAACACAGAAATTCCTATTCATGTGAATGATCATAACAATGTTGACTACTTCCAAAGAGCGCAATGGCTTCGAGCTGCTGTGTTGGGAGCCAACGATGGGCTTGTTTCTGTAACATCATTAATGATGGGTGTTGGGTCTGTCAAAGAAGACATCAAACCCATGCTCCTTGCTGGTTTTGCTGGGTTATTTGCAGGGGCTTGCAGCATGGCAATAGGGGAGTTTGTCTCCGTTAACACCCAGAGGGACATAGAGATGGCGCAGATGAAGAGGGAGAAGGCAATGAAAATTGGTGGAGAGAATAATTGTAACGAAGAAGCTGAGGGGGAGCAGCTCCCTAATCCAGTGCAGGCTGCTTTTGCGTCAGCCCTTGCATTTTCTGTTGGTGCGGTGCTTCCATTATTGGCGGCTGCATTTATAAGGGAGCATAGACTGAGGTTGGGTGTGGTGGTTACAGTGGCTACCTCGGCACTTGTTGCTTTTGGCGCTGTCGGAGCACGGGTAGGGAGGACTCCGGTGGTGAAGTCTTCTTTCAGGGTGTTGGTCGGAGGATGGGTGGCAATGGCTATTACTTTTGGTCTGACCAGATTAATTGGCTCTATTGGTTTGCGAATGTGA
- the LOC132187295 gene encoding probable N-acetyltransferase HLS1 — MGVEGVEVVVVVREFDSKKDVVGVEDVERRCEVGPSGKLSLFTDLLCDPICRVRHSPAFIMLVAEMGEEKEIVGMIRGCIKTVTCGKKFTRNAKTNAETFKPVPVYTKLAYILGLRVSPSHRRMGIGLKLVRRMEEWFRENGAEYSYMATDNDNLASVKLFTDKCGYVKFRTPSILVNPVFAHRVRLSDRVTVIQLDPSDAEVLYRRRFSTTEFFPRDIDSVLNNKLSLGTFLAVPRGTYSVQNFPGSDRFLDHPPESWAVLSVWNSKDVFTLEIRGASRVKRALAKTTRIVDRAFPWLQLPSVPELFRPFGLHFLYGLGGEGPRAVNLVKALCGYAHNLAKACGCGVVATEVSSSEPLRLGIPHWKKLSCAEDLWCIKKLGEDYCDGSVGDWTKSPPGWSIFVDPREV; from the exons aTGGGTGTGGAGGGTGTGGAGGTTGTGGTAGTGGTGAGAGAATTCGACTCGAAGAAAGACGTTGTGGGAGTGGAAGATGTGGAGAGGAGGTGTGAGGTCGGACCCAGCGGCAAGCTCTCCCTCTTCACCGACCTCCTGTGTGACCCTATTTGCAGGGTCCGCCACTCTCCTGCTTTCATCATGCTG GTGGCTGAGATGGGGGAGGAGAAAGAGATAGTGGGCATGATCAGGGGCTGCATCAAGACCGTTACATGCGGTAAGAAGTTCACCAGAAATGCAAAAACCAACGCTGAAACTTTCAAACCGGTCCCTGTTTACACCAAACTGGCCTACATCTTGGGCCTCCGAGTCTCGCCCTCCCACCG GAGGATGGGAATAGGGTTAAAGCTGGTGCGTCGAATGGAGGAGTGGTTTCGAGAGAATGGCGCCGAGTATTCGTATATGGCAACCGATAACGACAATCTAGCTTCCGTCAAACTCTTCACCGACAAATGCGGCTACGTCAAGTTCCGTACGCCGTCTATCCTTGTCAACCCCGTCTTCGCTCACCGAGTCCGGCTCTCCGACCGAGTCACCGTCATCCAACTCGATCCCTCCGACGCCGAGGTACTCTACCGCCGGCGATTCTCAACCACCGAGTTCTTCCCTCGCGACATTGACTCGGTGCTCAACAACAAACTCAGCCTAGGGACCTTCCTCGCGGTGCCACGTGGGACTTATAGCGTCCAGAACTTTCCCGGGTCGGATCGGTTCCTGGATCACCCGCCCGAGTCGTGGGCTGTACTGAGTGTTTGGAACTCTAAGGACGTGTTCACGCTGGAGATCCGGGGTGCGTCGCGCGTGAAGCGCGCCCTCGCCAAGACGACCCGGATCGTTGACCGGGCCTTTCCCTGGCTGCAATTGCCGTCCGTGCCGGAGTTGTTCAGGCCTTTTGGGCTGCACTTCTTGTACGGTCTGGGAGGGGAAGGCCCACGCGCTGTGAATTTGGTCAAGGCGTTGTGCGGGTACGCCCACAATCTGGCTAAGGCGTGTGGGTGTGGGGTGGTGGCCACGGAGGTTTCCAGTAGCGAGCCGCTCAGGTTAGGAATCCCGCACTGGAAGAAGCTATCGTGCGCCGAGGACTTATGGTGCATCAAGAAACTCGGGGAGGACTATTGTGACGGCTCTGTCGGTGACTGGACCAAATCACCCCCTGGCTGGTCCATTTTTGTCGACCCCAGAGAGGTCTAA